One genomic segment of Ricinus communis isolate WT05 ecotype wild-type chromosome 5, ASM1957865v1, whole genome shotgun sequence includes these proteins:
- the LOC8289796 gene encoding uncharacterized protein LOC8289796, with protein MQDQDSTVSFCPSFNSYSSNHQLADIAAKVTKEERQGNEFLEEASIFTVPRHPNGGVEESSSSDEDENDDDFEFVLVRANPDGNETAFPIFPLFNRDLLLDYENNKEEHHDHGDMIRLPLKKLFNDDRDPPSSSSSSSEADELEGVSPGTYCVWTPSKFSSSPSPSPSRCKKSNSTGSSSKQQRWRLRDLLHLKRSSSDGKESFIFLNTDHNNNNNNNNKKLEEKIEKSKSIKGKGKDKIASAHEVFYVRSKALKEGDKRRSYLPYRQGLVR; from the exons ATGCAAGATCAAGACTCTACAGTGTCGTTTTGTCCCAGCTTCAATAGTTATTCTTCTAATCATCAACTAGCAGATATCGCGGCTAAAGTCACCAAAGAAGAACGGCAAGGAAATGAGTTTTTAGAAGAAGCGAGTATTTTCACTGTGCCCAGGCACCCAAACGGCGGCGTAGAAGAAAGCAGCAGCAGCGATGAAGACGAAAACGACGACGATTTTGAATTCGTTTTAGTTCGCGCAAATCCTGACGGAAATGAAACGGCTTTTCCGATTTTCCCGCTCTTTAACCGAGATCTTTTGTTAGATTATGAAAATAACAAGGAAGAACACCACGATCACGGTGACATGATTCGGTTACCGTTAAAGAAACTGTTTAATGACGATCGAGATCCTCCGTCatcgtcatcatcatcatcagagGCGGACGAATTAGAAGGAGTTTCACCGGGAACATATTGTGTTTGGACGCCGTCGAAATTCTCATCATCGCCATCGCCATCGCCGTCGAGATGCAAGAAGAGTAATTCTACTGGATCATCGTCGAAGCAACAACGATGGCGATTACGAGATTTATTGCATCTTAAAAGAAGTAGTAGTGACGGCAAGGagtcatttatatttttgaatacagatcataataataataataataataataacaagaaattAGAGGAGAAGATTGAGAAAAGCAAAAGCATTAAAGGGAAAGGGAAAGACAAAATAGCGTCGGCGCATGAAGTGTTTTATGTGAGGAGCAAGGCACTGAAGGAAGGAGATAAGCGAAGGTCTTATTTACCTTACAGGCAAGGATTG GTGAGgtga